One part of the Prochlorococcus marinus str. MIT 9313 genome encodes these proteins:
- a CDS encoding HAMP domain-containing sensor histidine kinase encodes MASSTSQAIAEWAPPGDGQPPPEPPGWGERIYLWWAEFSLQTKLLAIATLVVSLLMTGVTFFVLNGIQRDAGMNDTRYARDLGLLLSGNVTELVAQGRDRELATVAEQFWRSRSLRYIFFADPDGLIYLGIPISASPVSGDNDLQLNHRLELPAELPSRPENALIRQHLTPQGQLTDVFVPLVWKGDYLGTLALGVNPNDTALASAALTRQVTIAVFISIWVLVILGAVFNALTITQPVKELLRGVRAIASGNFEARIALPMGGELGELLNGFNAMASQLEAYDAANIEELTAAQVKQQSLIATMADGALLLDEVGQIVLANPTARRIFRWEGRNLEGQELLNELPEIIANELHDPLQSLLRNIGESNDLRCSLEEPSRTLRIVLQSVRDQSGETLKGIAITVQDLTREVELNAAQSRFISNVSHELRTPLFNIKSYVETLHDLGDQLSEEEKKEFLGIANSETDRLARLVNDVLDLSRLESGRTVQFEPMDLRPAIEQTLRNYRLNADDKQIHIELNTDDELPTILGNWDLLLQVLDNLVGNGLKFSRAGGSLMVRAYTWPDSCKMSPIESSKSAPHCEFFSPLPKLRVEVADTGHGINQDDQQHIFDRFYRVENAVHTEAGTGLGLSIVRGIIEKHGGQIRMASEVELGTTFWFDLPLEQTDADELIVQSVRTTRQQEQGLEL; translated from the coding sequence ATGGCCAGCAGTACTTCGCAAGCCATCGCAGAGTGGGCTCCCCCAGGAGATGGCCAACCCCCACCAGAGCCACCCGGCTGGGGGGAACGCATCTATCTCTGGTGGGCAGAATTCAGCCTGCAAACCAAGTTGTTGGCAATCGCCACACTGGTGGTAAGCCTGCTGATGACAGGCGTCACCTTCTTCGTCCTCAACGGCATCCAAAGGGATGCAGGGATGAATGACACGCGTTACGCCAGGGATCTAGGACTCCTCCTTTCCGGCAACGTCACTGAACTTGTCGCCCAAGGACGTGACAGGGAACTGGCAACTGTTGCCGAACAATTCTGGCGCTCGCGCAGCCTTAGATACATCTTCTTCGCCGACCCAGATGGCTTGATCTATCTGGGAATCCCCATTAGCGCTTCCCCTGTCAGCGGTGATAACGATCTGCAGCTCAACCATCGATTGGAACTGCCAGCAGAGCTGCCATCACGACCAGAAAACGCACTAATTCGCCAGCACCTCACCCCTCAAGGTCAACTCACCGATGTCTTCGTTCCCCTGGTGTGGAAAGGCGATTATCTGGGGACACTGGCTCTGGGGGTCAACCCCAACGACACAGCTCTTGCCAGCGCGGCTCTCACGCGACAGGTGACGATTGCCGTCTTCATCTCCATCTGGGTGCTTGTGATTCTCGGCGCAGTTTTCAATGCTCTAACGATCACGCAGCCTGTGAAGGAGCTTCTGCGCGGTGTAAGGGCCATTGCTTCCGGCAATTTCGAAGCTCGAATCGCTCTACCGATGGGAGGAGAACTGGGAGAACTCCTGAATGGCTTCAACGCCATGGCCTCCCAACTAGAGGCCTATGACGCCGCCAATATTGAAGAGCTCACTGCCGCCCAAGTGAAGCAGCAATCGCTGATTGCCACGATGGCCGATGGCGCTTTACTGCTCGATGAAGTTGGACAAATCGTGCTGGCCAATCCAACAGCACGGCGGATATTTCGCTGGGAAGGTCGCAATCTTGAGGGTCAGGAACTGCTCAATGAATTGCCAGAGATCATCGCAAACGAACTGCATGATCCACTTCAATCTCTGCTGCGTAATATCGGTGAAAGCAACGATCTGCGTTGCAGTCTTGAAGAACCATCACGCACACTTCGCATCGTGTTGCAGTCCGTGCGCGATCAAAGCGGTGAAACCCTTAAAGGCATCGCAATCACAGTGCAGGATCTCACCAGAGAAGTGGAGCTCAATGCAGCCCAAAGCCGCTTCATTAGTAACGTTTCACATGAACTTAGAACACCACTATTCAACATCAAAAGCTATGTAGAAACACTGCATGATCTCGGTGATCAACTCAGTGAAGAAGAAAAGAAAGAATTTCTAGGTATTGCTAATTCCGAAACCGATAGGCTGGCTCGACTCGTTAATGATGTGCTCGACCTTTCGCGCTTGGAATCCGGACGGACCGTACAGTTCGAGCCAATGGACCTTCGCCCTGCCATCGAGCAAACCCTGCGCAACTATCGACTTAATGCAGATGACAAGCAGATTCATATTGAGCTCAATACGGATGATGAACTACCAACAATCCTTGGAAATTGGGATCTATTACTCCAAGTACTCGACAATTTAGTTGGCAATGGGCTCAAGTTTAGTCGTGCTGGTGGAAGCCTGATGGTGCGAGCCTACACATGGCCTGACAGCTGCAAAATGTCTCCAATCGAGAGCAGCAAATCAGCACCACATTGCGAATTTTTCTCACCACTCCCCAAGCTCCGCGTAGAAGTTGCGGACACAGGCCATGGCATAAATCAGGATGACCAACAGCATATTTTTGACCGCTTCTATCGCGTGGAAAATGCCGTGCATACAGAAGCTGGCACCGGTCTTGGGCTATCAATCGTGCGCGGCATCATCGAAAAGCATGGCGGCCAAATACGAATGGCCAGTGAGGTTGAGCTGGGCACAACCTTTTGGTTTGATCTACCTCTTGAGCAAACAGATGCCGACGAGCTTATCGTGCAATCAGTACGAACAACTCGGCAACAAGAGCAAGGTTTAGAACTCTAA
- the kaiC gene encoding circadian clock protein KaiC has product MQSSSAGGSSHMQVQKLPTGIEGFDDICHGGLPSGRSTLISGTSGTGKTVFSLHFLHNGITQFDEPGIFVTFEESPSDILRNSASFGWNLQEMVEQDKLFILDASPDPDGQDVAGSFDLSGLIERINYAIVKYKAKRVAIDSMTAVFQQYDAISVVRREIFRLIARLKVIGVTTVMTTERIDEYGPIARYGVEEFVSDNVVILRNVLETEKRRRTVEILKLRGTTHMKGEFPFTMGTHGVSVFPLGAMRLTQRSSNVRISSGVPNLDEMCGGGFFKDSIILVTGATGTGKTLLVSKFIEDAFRNQERAILFAYEESRAQLLRNATSWGIDFEEMERQGLLKIICAYPESTGLEDHLEIIKTAIGQFKPSRMAIDSLSALARGVSLNAFRQFVIGVTGYAKQEEIAGFFTNTAEEFMGSHSITDSHISTITDTILLLQYVEIRGEMARAVNVFKMRGSWHDKRIREYVITDNGPQIKDSFSNFERIFSGAPHRITDDERA; this is encoded by the coding sequence ATGCAGTCTTCTAGTGCCGGTGGATCCTCCCATATGCAGGTGCAGAAGCTGCCTACTGGGATCGAAGGTTTTGATGACATCTGTCATGGCGGCTTGCCGTCGGGGCGTAGCACGCTGATCAGTGGCACGTCGGGTACAGGCAAGACAGTCTTTTCACTTCATTTTTTGCACAACGGGATTACCCAGTTCGATGAGCCTGGAATCTTCGTGACCTTCGAAGAGTCTCCATCAGATATTTTGCGAAATTCCGCCAGCTTTGGTTGGAATCTTCAAGAGATGGTGGAGCAGGATAAATTATTCATACTCGATGCTTCACCGGATCCTGATGGTCAGGATGTTGCAGGCAGCTTTGATCTTTCAGGGTTAATTGAAAGGATTAATTACGCCATTGTTAAATATAAAGCGAAACGGGTAGCAATCGATTCCATGACAGCTGTTTTCCAACAGTACGACGCAATTTCTGTTGTGCGTAGGGAAATCTTTCGCTTGATTGCACGTCTTAAGGTGATTGGCGTTACCACCGTAATGACCACAGAACGGATTGATGAATATGGCCCAATTGCACGCTATGGGGTAGAGGAGTTTGTCTCCGACAACGTCGTTATCCTACGCAATGTTCTTGAGACTGAGAAGCGTCGACGTACCGTTGAAATTCTCAAGTTACGTGGCACAACTCACATGAAGGGTGAGTTTCCATTCACCATGGGCACCCACGGCGTCAGCGTCTTCCCTTTAGGCGCAATGCGGCTTACGCAGCGTTCCTCCAACGTGCGGATTAGTTCTGGTGTCCCTAATCTTGATGAGATGTGTGGTGGAGGTTTCTTCAAGGATTCGATCATTCTTGTTACTGGTGCAACGGGGACTGGTAAAACCCTTTTGGTGTCGAAGTTTATTGAGGATGCTTTCCGAAATCAGGAACGCGCGATTCTGTTTGCCTATGAGGAGTCGCGAGCCCAGCTGCTGCGTAATGCCACCAGTTGGGGGATTGATTTTGAAGAGATGGAAAGGCAAGGCCTGTTGAAGATTATTTGTGCTTATCCAGAGTCGACTGGCCTGGAAGATCATCTGGAGATTATTAAAACGGCGATTGGACAATTCAAGCCATCGAGGATGGCGATTGATTCACTTTCGGCCCTTGCACGTGGCGTGAGCCTCAACGCCTTTAGGCAGTTTGTGATCGGAGTAACAGGTTATGCAAAGCAGGAAGAAATAGCGGGATTCTTTACCAATACTGCTGAAGAGTTTATGGGAAGTCATTCGATTACCGACTCCCATATCTCCACAATCACAGACACTATTCTGCTGCTTCAGTATGTGGAGATCCGCGGCGAGATGGCCAGAGCTGTGAATGTATTTAAGATGCGTGGCTCATGGCACGACAAGAGAATTCGTGAGTATGTTATTACTGATAATGGCCCACAGATTAAAGACTCCTTCTCTAACTTCGAACGGATCTTCAGTGGTGCTCCTCATCGTATTACTGACGACGAACGAGCTTAA
- the kaiB gene encoding circadian clock protein KaiB yields MSPRKTYILKLYVAGNTPNSMRALKTLRDILENEFRGVYALKVIDVLKNPQLAEADKILATPTLAKILPPPVRRIIGDLSDRERVLIGLDLLYDEISEEMLGSAELDTLADDDIASPDS; encoded by the coding sequence ATGAGCCCAAGAAAAACCTACATCCTCAAGTTGTACGTAGCAGGGAATACCCCTAATTCGATGCGGGCGCTTAAAACTCTGCGCGATATCCTCGAGAACGAGTTCCGTGGCGTGTATGCGCTCAAGGTGATCGATGTGCTCAAGAATCCTCAGCTTGCAGAGGCAGACAAAATTCTGGCCACACCAACCTTGGCCAAGATCCTGCCGCCACCGGTGCGCAGGATCATTGGTGACCTCTCAGATCGCGAACGGGTTTTGATTGGTCTTGACCTCCTCTATGACGAGATCTCTGAGGAGATGCTCGGCTCAGCGGAGCTCGATACGTTGGCAGACGATGACATTGCGTCGCCAGATTCTTAA
- the rplU gene encoding 50S ribosomal protein L21 has translation MAEKPTAKPKAAEAKDQSDSYAIVEASGQQFLLQPNRYYDLDRLQAAVDDTVTLEKVLLIKDGKNDATVGQPYVKGASVELKVMDHRRGPKIIVYKMRPKKKTRRKNGHRQELTRVMVQSISIDGKALS, from the coding sequence ATGGCCGAGAAACCCACTGCAAAGCCAAAAGCCGCTGAAGCTAAAGACCAAAGTGATTCATACGCCATCGTTGAGGCCTCTGGCCAGCAGTTTTTGTTGCAACCCAACCGTTACTACGACCTAGACCGTCTGCAAGCGGCTGTTGATGACACCGTCACCCTTGAGAAGGTACTGCTGATCAAAGACGGCAAGAATGACGCCACAGTTGGCCAGCCTTACGTGAAGGGCGCTAGCGTGGAACTGAAGGTGATGGACCACCGCCGTGGGCCCAAGATCATCGTCTACAAAATGCGCCCAAAGAAGAAGACAAGACGCAAAAATGGACACCGCCAAGAACTCACGCGAGTGATGGTTCAATCCATTTCAATAGACGGCAAAGCACTCAGCTAA
- the rpmA gene encoding 50S ribosomal protein L27, with protein sequence MAHKKGTGSTRNGRDSNSKRLGVKAYGGETVTAGSILIRQRGTSVLPGVNVGQGKDDTLFALTDGVVAFESIRRSLRNRKRISVVASS encoded by the coding sequence ATGGCTCATAAGAAAGGCACAGGCTCCACACGCAACGGCCGCGATTCAAATTCCAAGCGTCTTGGCGTGAAGGCCTATGGCGGCGAAACCGTTACAGCAGGGTCGATCCTGATTCGCCAACGCGGCACCTCAGTGTTGCCAGGGGTGAACGTTGGCCAGGGCAAAGACGACACCCTCTTCGCTCTAACGGATGGTGTGGTGGCCTTCGAAAGCATTCGCCGCAGCCTGCGCAACCGCAAGCGCATCAGTGTGGTTGCCTCCAGCTGA
- the truB gene encoding tRNA pseudouridine(55) synthase TruB, with protein MTVPFGFVVIDKPAGITSHDCVSRMRRVFGIKRVGHGGTLDPAVTGVLPIALGHATRLLPYLPGAKSYRGSIQLGQRTSSDDQQGDLISKQAWPELNTAEIEAYLEPFRGRIQQRPPQVSAVHVQGERAHARARRGETMEIPARTITIDRLQLLNWNQQLGQIDFNVHCSSGTYIRSLARDLGELIGCGACLGWLKRTQALGFHEQQAVPLPDRDNPALTTPPAVLPPLTALAHLPRLQLNEEEQESWSCGRRITAHQDQCQPAPKPLASDQQESAPNQTDPSANKSMLVVIDCRGEVAGMAYWEDNATVKPKVVFNAQG; from the coding sequence GTGACTGTGCCCTTCGGCTTTGTGGTGATCGACAAGCCTGCTGGCATCACCTCCCACGACTGTGTGAGCCGAATGCGGCGCGTGTTTGGCATCAAGCGCGTGGGCCACGGCGGCACGCTTGATCCTGCCGTAACAGGAGTTTTGCCCATCGCCCTAGGGCATGCCACCAGGCTGCTGCCCTATCTACCCGGCGCCAAGAGCTATCGCGGCAGCATCCAACTGGGCCAACGCACCAGTAGCGACGATCAACAAGGGGATCTGATCTCCAAGCAAGCCTGGCCCGAATTGAACACAGCAGAGATCGAGGCCTATCTCGAGCCGTTTCGCGGCAGGATTCAGCAACGGCCACCGCAAGTTTCAGCCGTGCATGTGCAAGGGGAACGCGCCCATGCACGTGCCCGCAGGGGAGAAACGATGGAGATTCCAGCGCGAACGATCACGATTGATCGCTTGCAGCTACTCAACTGGAACCAACAACTGGGCCAAATCGACTTCAACGTGCATTGCTCATCAGGCACATACATTCGCTCTCTCGCACGAGATCTAGGCGAATTAATTGGCTGCGGCGCTTGTCTGGGGTGGTTAAAGCGAACCCAGGCACTGGGGTTTCACGAGCAACAAGCCGTACCACTACCCGATCGAGACAATCCAGCCCTAACGACTCCGCCTGCTGTGTTACCGCCACTCACGGCCCTTGCACACCTACCAAGACTGCAACTCAACGAAGAGGAACAGGAGAGCTGGAGCTGCGGGCGCCGCATTACCGCCCATCAAGATCAATGCCAACCAGCACCCAAACCTCTGGCCTCTGATCAGCAAGAATCTGCTCCAAACCAAACTGATCCAAGCGCAAACAAGTCCATGCTCGTGGTGATCGACTGCAGAGGCGAAGTCGCCGGAATGGCCTACTGGGAAGACAACGCAACAGTGAAGCCAAAAGTTGTGTTCAACGCACAGGGATGA
- a CDS encoding YebC/PmpR family DNA-binding transcriptional regulator: MAGHSKWSQIKRSKAVVDAKRGAVFTRLAREISVAARSGGDPNGNFQLRTAINKAKAARMPAANIERAIAKGSGQDQNGACQLEAIRYEGYGPGGVAVLIEALTDNRNRTAADLRLTFNKHGGKLGESGCVAYLFEQRSEVYLSAQSAQDGGKVSEDALLENLLELEADGYQLIDDGAVVYGPFQALEGLQAGLRDQGWIVEGWEHCWRPLTTISQADQKSEDQCLQLLEALDELDDVHHISSNLES; the protein is encoded by the coding sequence ATGGCCGGCCATAGCAAATGGTCTCAAATCAAACGCAGCAAAGCTGTGGTGGATGCCAAGCGAGGTGCTGTGTTCACCCGCCTGGCACGCGAGATCAGTGTGGCAGCAAGAAGCGGCGGCGACCCCAACGGTAATTTTCAACTGCGCACCGCAATCAACAAAGCCAAAGCCGCAAGAATGCCTGCGGCCAATATTGAGCGCGCGATTGCAAAAGGCTCCGGCCAAGACCAAAACGGCGCATGCCAATTGGAAGCCATCCGCTATGAAGGCTATGGCCCTGGTGGCGTTGCGGTGCTGATCGAAGCGCTCACCGACAACCGCAATCGCACAGCTGCAGACCTACGCCTAACCTTCAATAAACACGGCGGCAAGCTCGGCGAAAGCGGCTGCGTGGCCTACTTGTTTGAGCAACGCAGCGAAGTGTATTTGAGTGCGCAGTCTGCGCAAGATGGGGGCAAGGTTTCAGAAGATGCACTGCTGGAAAACCTGCTGGAGCTTGAAGCTGATGGCTATCAATTGATCGACGATGGCGCTGTGGTCTATGGCCCGTTTCAAGCTTTAGAAGGCCTGCAGGCTGGGCTCAGAGATCAAGGCTGGATTGTTGAAGGATGGGAACACTGCTGGAGACCACTCACCACGATCAGCCAAGCAGATCAAAAAAGCGAAGACCAATGCCTGCAATTGCTGGAGGCACTTGATGAGCTCGATGACGTGCATCACATCAGCTCAAACCTGGAGAGCTAA
- a CDS encoding glucosamine-6-phosphate deaminase codes for MNLLRPSVASEQGFASTITVRENLPSLVEAVVDALEGHLRQRLGEQRPKPLGLATGRTMVPIYGELVARLQRWPADELEHLRRSWCSFNLDEYVGLGAADRRSFAAYMARHLGKPLQLSPQQLHLPDGEATDPEQQAGSYAAQLQSFGGVGVQLLGLGSNGHVGFNEPPCGPEAACRVVALSQSTRQQNAAAFGGDPSQVPSQALTLGLKEILAADEIHLIVTGSAKAEILKALFDSPCTDQLPASWLRNHARVSLWLDQLAVTGEIVTEANDSSKLI; via the coding sequence CTCTTGCGGCCTTCTGTGGCCTCTGAGCAAGGGTTCGCGAGCACGATCACGGTGCGAGAGAACCTACCAAGCCTTGTGGAAGCGGTTGTTGATGCGCTGGAGGGGCATCTAAGGCAGCGGCTGGGGGAGCAGAGGCCGAAACCGCTTGGCTTGGCCACTGGCCGCACGATGGTGCCGATCTATGGCGAATTGGTGGCCCGTTTACAGCGTTGGCCAGCTGATGAGCTCGAGCATCTGCGGCGCAGCTGGTGCAGTTTCAATCTTGATGAGTATGTGGGCTTGGGGGCAGCTGATCGGCGCAGCTTTGCGGCCTATATGGCGCGTCATTTAGGCAAGCCGTTGCAATTGAGCCCGCAGCAGTTGCATCTTCCCGATGGCGAGGCGACTGATCCAGAGCAGCAGGCTGGCAGTTATGCCGCTCAGTTGCAGAGTTTTGGTGGTGTTGGCGTGCAATTGCTGGGCTTAGGCAGCAATGGCCATGTGGGTTTCAATGAGCCGCCTTGTGGCCCAGAGGCGGCTTGCCGGGTGGTGGCGTTATCGCAGTCCACCCGGCAACAGAATGCTGCTGCTTTTGGTGGTGATCCAAGCCAGGTGCCATCTCAAGCACTCACGCTTGGATTAAAAGAAATACTCGCGGCTGATGAGATTCATCTGATCGTGACGGGTTCAGCCAAAGCAGAGATTCTCAAGGCGTTGTTTGATTCGCCATGCACGGATCAGTTGCCGGCAAGTTGGTTGCGCAATCATGCTCGGGTTTCACTTTGGCTAGACCAATTAGCTGTTACTGGAGAGATCGTTACTGAAGCGAATGACAGTTCAAAGTTGATTTGA